In Mus musculus strain C57BL/6J chromosome 9, GRCm38.p6 C57BL/6J, one genomic interval encodes:
- the Hspb2 gene encoding heat shock protein beta-2 isoform 1 (isoform 1 is encoded by transcript variant 1) has translation MSGRTVPHAHPATAEYEFANPSRLGEQRFGEGLLPEEILTPTLYHGYYVRPRAARAGEGARAGASELRLSEGKFQAFLDVSHFTPDEVTVRTVDNLLEVSARHPQRLDRHGFVSREFCRTYVLPADVDPWRVRAALSHDGILNLEAPRGGRHLDTEVNEVYISLLPAPPDPEEEEEIARVEP, from the exons ATGTCGGGCCGCACAGTGCCACACGCCCACCCAGCCACTGCCGAGTACGAATTTGCCAACCCCAGCCGTCTGGGCGAGCAGCGCTTCGGAGAAG GCCTCCTGCCAGAAGAGATCCTGACCCCCACCCTCTATCACGGCTACTATGTTCGGCCTCGGGCCGCCAGAGCTGGCGAGGGCGCCAGGGCAGGGGCCTCAGAGCTCAGGCTCAGTGAAGGCAAGTTCCAGGCGTTTCTGGATGTGAGCCACTTTACCCCAGATGAGGTGACGGTGAGGACTGTGGATAACCTGCTGGAGGTGTCTGCCCGACACCCCCAGCGTCTGGATCGCCACGGCTTCGTGTCCCGAGAGTTCTGTCGCACCTATGTCCTGCCTGCAGATGTGGACCCCTGGCGGGTTCGAGCTGCTCTATCCCATGATGGCATCCTTAACTTGGAGGCGCCGCGGGGTGGCCGGCATTTGGACACGGAAGTCAATGAAGTCTAcatctccctgcttcctgctcctcctgaccccgaggaagaggaagagatagCCAGAGTTGAGCCCTGA
- the Hspb2 gene encoding heat shock protein beta-2 isoform 2 (isoform 2 is encoded by transcript variant 2), with the protein MSGRTVPHAHPATAEYEFANPSRLGEQRFGEDVDPWRVRAALSHDGILNLEAPRGGRHLDTEVNEVYISLLPAPPDPEEEEEIARVEP; encoded by the exons ATGTCGGGCCGCACAGTGCCACACGCCCACCCAGCCACTGCCGAGTACGAATTTGCCAACCCCAGCCGTCTGGGCGAGCAGCGCTTCGGAGAAG ATGTGGACCCCTGGCGGGTTCGAGCTGCTCTATCCCATGATGGCATCCTTAACTTGGAGGCGCCGCGGGGTGGCCGGCATTTGGACACGGAAGTCAATGAAGTCTAcatctccctgcttcctgctcctcctgaccccgaggaagaggaagagatagCCAGAGTTGAGCCCTGA
- the Cryab gene encoding alpha-crystallin B chain, with product MDIAIHHPWIRRPFFPFHSPSRLFDQFFGEHLLESDLFSTATSLSPFYLRPPSFLRAPSWIDTGLSEMRLEKDRFSVNLDVKHFSPEELKVKVLGDVIEVHGKHEERQDEHGFISREFHRKYRIPADVDPLTITSSLSSDGVLTVNGPRKQVSGPERTIPITREEKPAVAAAPKK from the exons ATGGACATCGCCATCCACCACCCCTGGATCCGGcgccccttcttccccttccactCCCCAAGCCGCCTCTTCGACCAGTTCTTCGGAGAGCACCTGTTGGAGTCTGACCTCTTCTCAACAGCCACTTCCCTGAGCCCCTTCTACCTTCGGCCACCCTCCTTCCTGCGGGCACCCAGCTGGATTGACACCGGACTCTCAGAG ATGCGTTTGGAGAAGGACAGATTCTCTGTGAATCTGGACGTGAAGCACTTCTCTCCGGAGGAACTCAAAGTCAAGGTTCTGGGGGACGTGATTGAGGTCCACGGCAAGCACGAAGAACGCCAG GACGAACATGGCTTCATCTCCAGGGAGTTCCACAGGAAGTACCGGATCCCAGCCGATGTGGATCCTCTCACCATCACTTCATCCCTGTCATCTGATGGAGTCCTCACTGTGAATGGACCAAGGAAACAGGTGTCTGGCCCTGAGCGCACCATTCCCATCACCCGTGAAGAGAAGCCTGCTGTCGCCGCAGCCCCTAAGAAGTAG
- the 1110032A03Rik gene encoding UPF0686 protein C11orf1 homolog isoform 4 (isoform 4 is encoded by transcript variant 4): protein MAVSCSLNHSTYLQFGHAFETTYDANYSRKKPQSTHRFKREPHWFPGHQPELDPPHYKCTAKSTYMTNYSEPQPTHYSCCVYDPSVSQS from the exons atggctgtctcctgtTCTCTCAACCACTCAACATATCTCCAG tttggaCATGCCTTCGAAACAACATATGATGCAAACTACAGCAGGAAGAAGCCACAATCAACACATA GATTTAAACGAGAGCCTCACTGGTTTCCTGGACATCAGCCTGAGCTGGATCCTCCTCACTACAAATGCACAGCGAAGTCAACTTATATGACTAACTACTCAGAACCTCAGCCCACTCATTACTCCTGCTGTGTATATGATCCAAGCGTGAGCCAGTCTTAG
- the 1110032A03Rik gene encoding UPF0686 protein C11orf1 homolog isoform 3 (isoform 3 is encoded by transcript variant 3), which translates to MAVSCSLNHSTYLQRQNLVCYLRNPHYGSLIYADGHGEVWTDWNDMSKFLQYGWRCTTNENSYSNRTLFGHAFETTYDANYSRKKPQSTHRFKREPHWFPGHQPELDPPHYKCTAKSTYMTNYSEPQPTHYSCCVYDPSVSQS; encoded by the exons atggctgtctcctgtTCTCTCAACCACTCAACATATCTCCAG AGACAAAACCTTGTCTGTTATCTTAGAAACCCACActatggcagccttatttatgctGATGGTCATGGAGAAGTGTGGACAGACTGGAATGACATGTCCAAGTTTTTACAGTACGGATGGAGATGCACCACTAATGAGAACTCCTATTCGAACCGTACCCTG tttggaCATGCCTTCGAAACAACATATGATGCAAACTACAGCAGGAAGAAGCCACAATCAACACATA GATTTAAACGAGAGCCTCACTGGTTTCCTGGACATCAGCCTGAGCTGGATCCTCCTCACTACAAATGCACAGCGAAGTCAACTTATATGACTAACTACTCAGAACCTCAGCCCACTCATTACTCCTGCTGTGTATATGATCCAAGCGTGAGCCAGTCTTAG
- the 1110032A03Rik gene encoding UPF0686 protein C11orf1 homolog isoform 1 (isoform 1 is encoded by transcript variant 1) — translation MAVSCSLNHSTYLQRQNLVCYLRNPHYGSLIYADGHGEVWTDWNDMSKFLQYGWRCTTNENSYSNRTLVGNWNQERYDLKNIVKPKPLPSQFGHAFETTYDANYSRKKPQSTHRFKREPHWFPGHQPELDPPHYKCTAKSTYMTNYSEPQPTHYSCCVYDPSVSQS, via the exons atggctgtctcctgtTCTCTCAACCACTCAACATATCTCCAG AGACAAAACCTTGTCTGTTATCTTAGAAACCCACActatggcagccttatttatgctGATGGTCATGGAGAAGTGTGGACAGACTGGAATGACATGTCCAAGTTTTTACAGTACGGATGGAGATGCACCACTAATGAGAACTCCTATTCGAACCGTACCCTGGTAGGAAACTGGAACCAGGAAAGATACGACCTAAAAAATATTGTAAAGCCTAAACCCTTGCCTTCCCAG tttggaCATGCCTTCGAAACAACATATGATGCAAACTACAGCAGGAAGAAGCCACAATCAACACATA GATTTAAACGAGAGCCTCACTGGTTTCCTGGACATCAGCCTGAGCTGGATCCTCCTCACTACAAATGCACAGCGAAGTCAACTTATATGACTAACTACTCAGAACCTCAGCCCACTCATTACTCCTGCTGTGTATATGATCCAAGCGTGAGCCAGTCTTAG
- the 1110032A03Rik gene encoding UPF0686 protein C11orf1 homolog isoform 2 (isoform 2 is encoded by transcript variant 2) — translation MELPYRNRFYSLRCSSKSLYSPSSYTSIIQRQNLVCYLRNPHYGSLIYADGHGEVWTDWNDMSKFLQYGWRCTTNENSYSNRTLVGNWNQERYDLKNIVKPKPLPSQFGHAFETTYDANYSRKKPQSTHRFKREPHWFPGHQPELDPPHYKCTAKSTYMTNYSEPQPTHYSCCVYDPSVSQS, via the exons ATGGAACTGCCATATAGAAATCGCTTTTACTCTCTGAGATGTTCCAGCAAATCACTGTATTCACCATCAAGTTACACGTCGATAATACAG AGACAAAACCTTGTCTGTTATCTTAGAAACCCACActatggcagccttatttatgctGATGGTCATGGAGAAGTGTGGACAGACTGGAATGACATGTCCAAGTTTTTACAGTACGGATGGAGATGCACCACTAATGAGAACTCCTATTCGAACCGTACCCTGGTAGGAAACTGGAACCAGGAAAGATACGACCTAAAAAATATTGTAAAGCCTAAACCCTTGCCTTCCCAG tttggaCATGCCTTCGAAACAACATATGATGCAAACTACAGCAGGAAGAAGCCACAATCAACACATA GATTTAAACGAGAGCCTCACTGGTTTCCTGGACATCAGCCTGAGCTGGATCCTCCTCACTACAAATGCACAGCGAAGTCAACTTATATGACTAACTACTCAGAACCTCAGCCCACTCATTACTCCTGCTGTGTATATGATCCAAGCGTGAGCCAGTCTTAG
- the 1110032A03Rik gene encoding UPF0686 protein C11orf1 homolog isoform X1 — MELPYRNRFYSLRCSSKSLYSPSSYTSIIQRQNLVCYLRNPHYGSLIYADGHGEVWTDWNDMSKFLQYGWRCTTNENSYSNRTLFGHAFETTYDANYSRKKPQSTHRFKREPHWFPGHQPELDPPHYKCTAKSTYMTNYSEPQPTHYSCCVYDPSVSQS; from the exons ATGGAACTGCCATATAGAAATCGCTTTTACTCTCTGAGATGTTCCAGCAAATCACTGTATTCACCATCAAGTTACACGTCGATAATACAG AGACAAAACCTTGTCTGTTATCTTAGAAACCCACActatggcagccttatttatgctGATGGTCATGGAGAAGTGTGGACAGACTGGAATGACATGTCCAAGTTTTTACAGTACGGATGGAGATGCACCACTAATGAGAACTCCTATTCGAACCGTACCCTG tttggaCATGCCTTCGAAACAACATATGATGCAAACTACAGCAGGAAGAAGCCACAATCAACACATA GATTTAAACGAGAGCCTCACTGGTTTCCTGGACATCAGCCTGAGCTGGATCCTCCTCACTACAAATGCACAGCGAAGTCAACTTATATGACTAACTACTCAGAACCTCAGCCCACTCATTACTCCTGCTGTGTATATGATCCAAGCGTGAGCCAGTCTTAG
- the 1110032A03Rik gene encoding UPF0686 protein C11orf1 homolog isoform X2 — translation MWDSGICIVSHPVLLIDRREQWARTPEEEPEPYKLHLDKGVELIRDKTLSVILETHTMAALFMLMVMEKCGQTGMTCPSFYSTDGDAPLMRTPIRTVPCLDMPSKQHMMQTTAGRSHNQHIDLNESLTGFLDISLSWILLTTNAQRSQLI, via the exons ATGTGGGACAGTGGCATTTGTATAGTCAGTCATCCAGTACTGCTGATTGACAGGAGAGAGCAGTGGGCACGTACACCTGAAGAGGAACCAGAGCCATATAAATTACACTTGGACAAAGGCGTGGAGTTAATAAG AGACAAAACCTTGTCTGTTATCTTAGAAACCCACActatggcagccttatttatgctGATGGTCATGGAGAAGTGTGGACAGACTGGAATGACATGTCCAAGTTTTTACAGTACGGATGGAGATGCACCACTAATGAGAACTCCTATTCGAACCGTACCCTG tttggaCATGCCTTCGAAACAACATATGATGCAAACTACAGCAGGAAGAAGCCACAATCAACACATA GATTTAAACGAGAGCCTCACTGGTTTCCTGGACATCAGCCTGAGCTGGATCCTCCTCACTACAAATGCACAGCGAAGTCAACTTATATGA
- the Fdxacb1 gene encoding ferredoxin-fold anticodon-binding domain-containing protein 1 homolog, producing the protein MLPRRLLLVGEGNFSFAASLIDGLDPSVSVTATGFQHRAALEGDPVALENLKRLRERGVEVRFGVDCTQLSHALPADDRDFDRIYFNFPHCGRKAGVAKNRELLAKFFQSCADVLAKAGEVHVTLCRGQGGTPADKPQREWHNSWQVVAMAALGGFILSDVCPFSCEAVPGYKCTGYRSQDRPFHIEGALTYIFTQSLPFESCQPRTFRVRLEDRWFYFTEPEALPGKLNRRFLEASSCHPIRTINEKLIAELGKTFPLKRLKCPLPLLSRGGPSVFLPATCDLLPTFWIRLHEDNSCSEFQNGEITQEMEEIPVSVSECTLPESPVRDGCKGAQEGICGRVKLGLRPSLLVHVEAVIHSPDFLPASLHVLSGPVFRKCHILPFMMPAFHETLFILGFDNNMKESCLPSLLGHLKDALGNLLTQTLQEGSSLGTSVEFVLQPNGKDYIIHVKSLNFGPDCAENLIIGSILTSKIVKHKHQCFVFVSINLDLLVMLAYGISDWRILWTFDNRFLKRFAPGKIEHFKSYSLYPPCYVHDVSFWVDEKKAFDELEFHTVARAVSQDTVVSVQYRDRFQHPETRQVSLCYRLTYQTCDKALTPQLAAAMQSQFRKEIQRQLHVSPR; encoded by the exons ATGCTTCCCCGGCGCCTCCTGTTGGTCGGGGAGGGGAATTTCTCCTTCGCCGCTTCTCTGATCGACGGCCTGGATCCCAGCGTCAGTGTTACCGCTACCGGCTTCCAGCACCGGGCGGCTCTGGAGGGAGATCCGGTAGCGCTAGAGAACCTAAAGCGCCTGCGCGAACGAG GTGTCGAAGTGCGTTTTGGTGTGGACTGTACCCAGCTGTCACATGCCTTGCCAGCCGACGATAGGGATTTTGATCGAATTTATTTCAACTTCCCGCACTGTGGACGAAAAGCTGGAGTAGCTAAGAACAGGGAACTGCTTGCCAAGTTTTTCCAGAG CTGTgctgatgtccttgcaaaggcagGAGAAGTCCATGTGACACTGTGCAGAGGACAAGGTGGAACGCCTGCTGACAAGCCTCAGAGAGAGTGGCACAACAGTTGGCAAGTAGTTGCCATGGCAGCCCTGGGAGGGTTCATTTTAAGTGATGTGTGTCCCTTTagctgtgaggctgtgccaggatACAAGTGCACTGGGTATAG GAGCCAGGATAGGCCCTTTCACATAGAAGGTGCTTTGACCTATATCTTCACCCAGAGCTTACCCTTTGAGAGCTGTCAGCCCAGAACTTTCAGAGTCAGACTGGAGGACCGGTGGTTTTACTTTACAGAACCAGAAGCACTTCCAGGAAAGCTGAACAG GAGGTTCCTTGAAGCATCTTCCTGTCATCCTATCAGAACCATCAATGAGAAACTCATTGCCGAATTGGGCAAAACTTTTCCCTTAAAAAGGCTGAAGTGTCCCCTCCCTTTGTTGTCACGGGGAGGCCCCAGTGTCTTCCTACCAGCGACCTGTGACCTCCTGCCTACCTTTTGGATTCGTCTACATGAAGATAACTCATGTTCTGAGTTCCAGAATGGTGAAATAacacaagaaatggaagaaattcCTGTGTCAGTTTCAGAATGTACCCTTCCGGAGAGTCCTGTGAGAGATGGCTGCAAAGGTGCTCAGGAGGGAATCTGTGGCCGGGTCAAGCTTGGCCTCAGGCCTTCTCTTCTTGTTCATGTTGAAGCTGTCATCCATTCCCCAGACTTCCTCCCAGCCTCTCTGCATGTCCTCAGTGGACCTGTCTTTCGGAAGTGCCACATCTTACCTTTCATGATGCCAGCATTTCACGAGACTTTATTCATCCTTGGATTTGATAACAATATGAAGGAGAGTTGCCTTCCGTCGCTGCTGGGTCACCTGAAGGATGCTCTGGGTAACCTTCTGACTCAGACATTGCAGGAGGGCTCTAGTTTGGGCACTTCGGTGGAATTTGTCCTTCAACCAAACGGAAAGGATTATATAATTCATGTGAAGTCTCTTAATTTTGGCCCAGATTGTGCTGAGAATCTGATTATTGGATCTATTCTCACATCTAAGATTGTTAAACATAAGCATCAGTGTTTCGTGTTTGTTTCTATAAACTTGGACTTATTAGTTATGCTTGCCTATGGTATTTCTGATTGGAGAATTTTGTGGACTTTTGATAACCGTTTCCTGAAGAGATTTGCCCCTGGGAAAATAGAACACTTTAAAAGCTATTCTCTGTATCCGCCCTGCTATGTGCATGACGTTAGTTTCTGGGTAgatgaaaagaaagcatttgatgaaCTGGAGTTTCACACTGTGGCCCGAGCGGTGTCTCAGGACACTGTCGTGTCTGTACAGTACCGTGATCGTTTTCAGCATCCAGAGACTCGGCAGGTCAGTCTCTGCTATAGACTGACCTATCAGACTTGTGATAAGGCTCTCACCCCACAGCTGGCAGCAGCAATGCAGTCCCAGTTCAGAAAAGAGATTCAAAGACAGCTACATGTTTCACCTCGATAG